CCTATTACAGCGCCCGGCAAAGAACCGAGGCCTCCGATGACAGCCGCGATAAAGGCCTTGATCGTAATTCCTCCCATCTGCGGATAGAGCGTGTATCTTGCAGATAAGAAGATGCCTCCGACGGCAGCCAATACGCCGGCAACAAAAAACACTATTGCTATTAACCGATTTACATTTACTCCCATTAGACCGGCAGTTCTAAGATTATAAGCGGCAGCCCTTATTGCAAGCCCCCATTTGGTTTTTATGAGGAAAAGCTGCAGTATCACCAAAAAAATGGCAGAGATTACCAACGAGAACAAATCAAAGTAACTTGCCGTTACAACCCCGCCTAAATTAATACTCCCGCTGGGGAAAATAGCCGGCAGCGCTCTGAACCTTCCGCCAACAGATACGACGAAAATATTCTCAATAACAATACTTATACCCATGGAAGCGATCATCAGATATATGGTCCTGGATGACCGTTCCCTTATGGGCCTGTATGCGAGCCTGTCTGTGAACACCGCGACGACGCCGGCTCCAACCATTGCAGATATGGCGGCTGTGGCAATATCCATGCCGGCGGAGAGCATCGCATAATAGCAAATATAACCGCCGATCACCAAGAAACCACCATGTGCAAAATTCGAAAAGAGAAGGATCGAATATACCAAAGAATATCCGACTGCGATAAGCGCGTATACTGAACCTAAAGATAGACCGTTTAGTATCTGGCGAAGCAGTATTTCCATAATTTTAACCCTCCATAAAACAGTGCGGCAATGTTTGCTAGATGCTTATTGAAGAATCTCCCGCAAAGGTGATGCGACCGCCCATAACCGTCATGTCAACGGGAATGGAGGCTATTTCGTTTGGCTTCACCAAGAAAGGATCTTCCTTTAAAATCACCATGTCCCCATATTTTCCATTTTCCAACGTTCCCTTTAGCTTTGATTCGCCACAGACCTCCGCTGAGCCCAGCGTGTACATACGAAGCGCACGGTCAACCGTCAGGCTTTCATTGGGCAGCCATCCATTTACAGGCAGGCCCTCCGCGTTCGTCCTTGTGACTGCAACCTGTATCCCCCAAAGCGGGGCAAACGGTTCCACAGGAGAATCGCTGCTTCCTCCCAATTCTACGCCTACATCGAGAAGAGATTTCCATGCATAGCTTTCTTTTTCCCTTTTTTCTCCAACCCGGTCCTTGACCCAACGCCATTCGCTCGCGACGAAGGGTGCCTGTACGTCGGCATTGACTCCCAGCCTCGCCATACGTTTATAAATTTCCTGATTTCCGACTTGACAATGAACTATGCGATGTTTCCATGGATTTGCATGTTTTTTCTGAAGAGATTCAATAATATCGAGAACTTTGGTACTTGCCGCGTCCCCGATAGAGTGAATGGCCATTTGCATGTCGCTAATATGAGCAAGAGTCATCATCTCTAAAAGTTCTTCATCACTATGGACGAAAAGCCCTTTCGTCTCCGGTGCGTCATAGTAGCTCTCCGCAAGAGCTGCCGTCCTTGATCCTAGAGAGCCGTCAACTATAATTTTTAACGGGCCGGTGTAGAACAATTCTCCGCCATCGCCGGTTCTGCGCCCTTGGGCAATAAATGGATTCAGCATATCCATATTTCTCAGCAAATACTGCTGCCCTACTCTTAATGAAAGTTCTCCCGCCGCCGCCAATTTTGAATATGCGTCATCAAGAAAATCCACATCATTAAGAACCATGATCAAATCATCCGACTGTGCAGATGTCATTCCCGCCGCCGCGCCCAGCTGCGTCATCCTTTTTAAAAGGAATCGCGATCTTTCCGGTGTGATTTTGGGAAGCAGTTTTTTTACCCAGCCATCAAGAGCCTCTCTGCGAACGACCCCCGTTACGTTGCCATCGGAATCTTTGTCAACAACGCCGCCTTTTATACTAAATTTTTCATCAATTTTCGCTATCTCGAGCGCTTTTGTATTAAGGACGCCGACGATGCCGCAGCAACGCTGGTAAAGGATGGGACGGTCAGAACTTATTTTATCTAAATCATGCCTAGTGGGGTAGGCTTTGCCTGGGAATTTTTCCTGATCCCAGCCTCTGCCTAAAATCCATTCAGATTTACTTTGAATTGTTTCGGCATCTTTACGGCCTATTTCAATCATTTCACCTATCGAATTGACATTGCCTAGCCACGTTTCATCCATAACCTTAGAAGTTTCCATGAGGTGGATGTGACTGTCATAAAACCCGGGGAGGACGGTACGCCCTTTAAGGTCTACTTTTTGTACGCAACTATCACAGTTTGCCAGAACATGACTTGCCTGACCAATAGCGGCAATCCTTCCTTCGTCGATAAGTATTGCCTCCGCCTGCCTATGATCTGCAAATGGTCTGATCTTTCCATTAAAGAACGCTATTCTATTTTTACTAACAGTCATGATATCCACCTCACAAAAAAATCTATCTCTCTATCAGGTCAATTGAAATTATCTGCGCGATAAACTCCTTTTACTTAACCGTCCACGTCTCTACGTAGTACATTTTTCCAGAGCGGAACTGCTGAATGACGAGCGGCTTTGCGAGAGGGTCGTGTGTAGCCGGATCCATTGTAAGTTTAAAATGAGCGAGCTGGAGGTTTTTAGTTTTTTCGAGGGCGTTCTTTATGCTTTCTCCGTCATATTTTCCGGCCCTCTTAAGAGCGTCCGTAATTGCGTACATTATGTCATATGCCATGACTACGCTGGTATATTCGGCCTCTTTTGCACCGTATTTTTTTTCATATTTTGCCAAAACTGACTGAACGTTCTTGTCCTCTAAGTCCATATTGCTGGACCAGTAACTGTTATTCATCGTATCGCCGGCTATCTCGTACATCGTCATGCTAAAACCGTCGCCTCCCAACAGGGCCGGTTTCCAGCCCAGTTCCGCCGCCTGTTTTACCATCAGTCCCATTTCTTTATACATGGAAGGCATTACAAGGGCGCCGGCGCCAGTAGCTTTAGCCTTTGTCAATTGTGCTCTGAAGTCAACGTCTCCAGACCTGTAGCCATATGAAAATACTTTTCCGCCCAACTGCGTGTAACGCTCGACAAAAAACTGTTTTACACCTTCCGAAGACTCACTGCCTACG
The window above is part of the Cloacibacillus evryensis DSM 19522 genome. Proteins encoded here:
- a CDS encoding branched-chain amino acid ABC transporter permease; this encodes MEILLRQILNGLSLGSVYALIAVGYSLVYSILLFSNFAHGGFLVIGGYICYYAMLSAGMDIATAAISAMVGAGVVAVFTDRLAYRPIRERSSRTIYLMIASMGISIVIENIFVVSVGGRFRALPAIFPSGSINLGGVVTASYFDLFSLVISAIFLVILQLFLIKTKWGLAIRAAAYNLRTAGLMGVNVNRLIAIVFFVAGVLAAVGGIFLSARYTLYPQMGGITIKAFIAAVIGGLGSLPGAVIGSLVLGLAEMLTTAYISSQFRDILVFSLLILTLLFKPTGFFNKQIGEKV
- a CDS encoding amidohydrolase, translated to MTVSKNRIAFFNGKIRPFADHRQAEAILIDEGRIAAIGQASHVLANCDSCVQKVDLKGRTVLPGFYDSHIHLMETSKVMDETWLGNVNSIGEMIEIGRKDAETIQSKSEWILGRGWDQEKFPGKAYPTRHDLDKISSDRPILYQRCCGIVGVLNTKALEIAKIDEKFSIKGGVVDKDSDGNVTGVVRREALDGWVKKLLPKITPERSRFLLKRMTQLGAAAGMTSAQSDDLIMVLNDVDFLDDAYSKLAAAGELSLRVGQQYLLRNMDMLNPFIAQGRRTGDGGELFYTGPLKIIVDGSLGSRTAALAESYYDAPETKGLFVHSDEELLEMMTLAHISDMQMAIHSIGDAASTKVLDIIESLQKKHANPWKHRIVHCQVGNQEIYKRMARLGVNADVQAPFVASEWRWVKDRVGEKREKESYAWKSLLDVGVELGGSSDSPVEPFAPLWGIQVAVTRTNAEGLPVNGWLPNESLTVDRALRMYTLGSAEVCGESKLKGTLENGKYGDMVILKEDPFLVKPNEIASIPVDMTVMGGRITFAGDSSISI
- a CDS encoding ABC transporter substrate-binding protein, which produces MKTIKRALTALSLVLIFVSSAMAADTIKIGFLASLTGEGSTFGQEQVRGANIAIDEINAAGGVNGKKLEFIVYDDRGRQEDVIVSARRMIDDGVQVLGGANSSGMVMALAPILERARVPLVSPFASNPAATFDAKKKKVRPYVFRLCATDPWHGTVMADYLFKKLGIKTAALLHDVGSESSEGVKQFFVERYTQLGGKVFSYGYRSGDVDFRAQLTKAKATGAGALVMPSMYKEMGLMVKQAAELGWKPALLGGDGFSMTMYEIAGDTMNNSYWSSNMDLEDKNVQSVLAKYEKKYGAKEAEYTSVVMAYDIMYAITDALKRAGKYDGESIKNALEKTKNLQLAHFKLTMDPATHDPLAKPLVIQQFRSGKMYYVETWTVK